AAAAAAGAGGATTTAATAATACAATTACTTTAATAATATTTCTTCTTTCCATCAATTTGATGGCAAAAGAAATTAGTGGAACTGCTAGAGATACAAGGTTAGCACCAATGGTAAGCATAAAAACTTCTGACGCACAAATAACACCAAATAAAGCAAAGGAAATTGCACTGTCACACGCTGGTGTCGCAGAATCGACTGCCAATTTTAAACAGATAAAGCTGGATAATAAAAATGGGAAAGCTGTTTA
The window above is part of the Leptotrichia trevisanii DSM 22070 genome. Proteins encoded here:
- a CDS encoding PepSY domain-containing protein, translated to MINKIKKRGFNNTITLIIFLLSINLMAKEISGTARDTRLAPMVSIKTSDAQITPNKAKEIALSHAGVAESTANFKQIKLDNKNGKAVYVIEFIANKLRYEFDIDASSGSIIKFEKR